A segment of the Chloroflexota bacterium genome:
CTGATGCTGCTACCAGTGCAATCGTATGTTGAGCGCGTCGTGCGGCGGCGTCGGGGCTTGAAAGCCCCGCCTACGATCCTGCAGTCGCTGCGCGACGCGCCAGTCGCACCAGTGCCTGCCGTTCCCGACGGCCGTCGCGCAGCGACGGAATGACTGTAGGCGGGGGTTTCAACCCCCGACCGCCCGTTCCATGATGCTTCGGGTACACCAATGAACATGCAATCGCCCTGGGCGGGCGCCGCGGAGCGGAGAGGCCGAGAAAGGTGGCCGGCCGGACCCCGTTGACAGGACGGCAAAAGGGCGGTATGCTCACGAAAACGTTTGCGGCAAACGATTGGCAGGCCACGATGCGCGCGACCATCATCGATGTGGCGCGTGAGGCCGGTGTCTCGACCACCACCGTCTCTCACGTCCTCAATGACACCCGTCCAGTCGCCGTGGCGACACGCCAGCGCGTCCTCGCGGCCATCGAGCGGCTCCACTACGAGGTCAACTCGCTCGCGCAGGGTCTCAAGCGGGATCGCAGCCATACCATCGGCCTGCTCATCACCGACATCAGCAATCCGTTCTTCACGTCGCTGGTGCGCGGCATCGAAGACGTGGCGAACGCGGCCGGCTACAGCGTCATCCTCTGCAACACCGACGAGGACCCCCGGAAAGAGCTGACCTACCTCAGCATGCTCCGGCGCAAGCGGGTCGACGCGATCCTGATGGCCCCGACCGGCACCCGTCAGCCGGCCGTCGACCGGCTCGTCGAGCTGGGGTTTCCACTGGTCTGCTTCGACCGCCCGCCGCCCGGCGCACCCTGCGACGCCGTTCTCGTGGACAACGTCCGAGGCGCCTGGGAGGCGGTGAACCATCTGGTAGAGCTGGGGCACACTCGCATCGGGGTGATCTCCGGGCTGGCCGGCGTGGGGACCACGAACGAGCGGCTGGCCGGCTTCCACCAGGCCCTTGCCGATCGCGGTATCCGCGCCGATCCGGATCTGGTGCGCCTTGGCAACTCGCGGCTCGACGGCGGGTACCGTGAGATGCTGGCCCTGCTCGACCTGCCGCGTCCGCCGTCCGCCGTCTTCTCGACGAACAACCTGATGACCATCGGCGCGCTGCTGGCGTTGCAGGCGCGGCAGGTACGTGTGCCCGACGACCTGGCCATCGTCGGCTTTGACGACTTTGACTGGGCGATTGTGCTGCGCCCACGGCTGACCTCCGTCGCCCAGCCGACCTACGAGATCGGAGCGACGGCGGCCCGGATGCTCCTGGAGCGGATCGAGGGTGGCGGCGGGAAGGAGCCTCGGCACGTGGTGCTGCCGACGCGGCTCATCGTTCGCGAGTCGTGTGGGGCGGCCCAGGGCTTCCATCCATCAGAGCTTGACGACATGTTCGGCCGGCGTCGGCTGGCCCAGGGAGACGCACCGCTCACCTTGCGGTGAGCCATTCGCCCGAAGAAGGGGAGGGATCATGACGGCCCGCGCAACGATCTCACGCCGAAGACTCCTGGCCGGTACGTTCGGGGCCACCGCCGCCGCGCTGCTGGCAGCCGCCTGCGGCAGCCCGGCAGCCGCGCCGAAGCCGGCGGAGAAGGCTGCCGAGAAGCCGGCCGAAAAGCCTGCTGAGAAGCCAGCCGCCGCCGCGCCGGCCGCTGCACCGGCAGCGGGCGCGGCCGCGCAGGGCAAGCCCAAGGGGCCGATCACCCTGCGCGCGGCGGTCAATGCGACGCAGCAGCGCGCCCAGGAACTGACGGCCTTTGCCAAGGCCTTCGCCGAGAAGAATCCGGGCGTCGCCGTCGAGTTCACGCCGATTCAGGCCCCGGACCACGATCAGTTCTTCGTCAAGCTGCTGACGGAGATGGCCAGCGGCAAGCCCACCGACCTCGTGAACGTGGCGACCGAGGGCACGCAGCTCTTCGCCGGGAAGGATCTGGCGGTCAAGCTGGACGACTTCGTCAAGGCCGATCAGGCGAGTATGCAGGAGTACTTCTCCGACGTGCATCCCTCGCTGGTCGAGGCGATGATGTACGAGGGCAGCCTCTACGAGCTGCCGGCCAACTTCAACGCCGCCAACATGTTCCTCAACCTCGACGCGCTCCAGAAGGCCGGCATCGAGCCGCCCAAGGATGACTGGACGATGGAGGATTTCCGCACCATCGGCCGGAAGCTGGCTTCCAAGAAGGATGCGACCGGCCAGCCCGAGACGTTCGGGTACGCCTGGACGAACCGTCACTGGGGCGGCTACATCCCGTGGGTCTTCGTCAACGACTCCAACCTGCTCTCGGAAGAGCGGGCGCCCGGCGGTGAATGGCTCTGGAGCACGTTCTACAAGGACGATCCATCGGGCAAGGGGCGTGGCGGCGGCTGGCGCTGGAACGCTTCCAAGGCCAACGATCCAAAGAACGTCGAAGCACTTGAGTTCCTGGTCGAGATGACCAAGGAGCGGACCGCGCTCGATCCGGCCGCCGGCGGCGGCGCGGCCCAGCAGGCGAACTTCGTGAGCGGGAAGGTCGGGATGACACCGGCTGGCGCGTTCTGGGCCTCAGGCCTGACGGCGGCCGGCATGAAGGAGGGCACGTTTGACGTGCGGCTCTTCCCGAAGTGGAAGTCCCAGCGCCACCAGTTTGGTTCGGGTGGCCTGATGGGCTTGAAGGCCTCGCCCGTCCGCGAAGAGATGTGGACGTTCATGAAGTACTGGGTCAGCAAGGAGGTCATCGGCGCGGTCATGGGCAAGCCGACGACCACGACCTCACCGCGTCGCTCGCTGATGACCGAGGACCGCATGGGCGGCATCAAGAACTGGAAGGTGTTCTACGACACCTTCGACAAGCACCCGGACACCGCGCCGATCCCGGCGCCGCCAGAGTCGAACCAGCTGGCGACCCTGATGGTCAAGTACGTCGATCTGGCGATCACTGGCGAGCGCCCGGCCAAGGCCGCCCTCGACGAGCTGCACACCGAGCTGACGAAGCTGTTCGCCGCTCGACCCAAAGCGTAGACACGACGCGGTCACACCGGGCGGGGCCGCGACACGGCCCCGCCCGGCGCATGACGGACGGACATCATGAGTACTCCCGTCGCGCGGTCCAGCGCGATGAGCATGGCATCGTCGCCGTTCGGCTGGTTCACCCAGCAGGGCATGCGGGGAATGGCCCGCCGCGAGGCGTTGACCGGCTACCTCTTCATCCTGCCGACGTATGCCGGCTTCCTGCTCTTCGTCTTCGGGCCGGTGATCGCGTCGCTCGGGCTGAGCTTCTATGACTGGGATCTCCTGGCTCAGAAGGCCCCCAGGTTCGTTGGCGCGCAGAACTTCGCCAACCTGACCCAGGACGCCCGCCTGCTGACTGCCTTTCGCAACACCCTCCTGTTCGTGGCGGGCGCGGTCGGGCTTGAGGTCTCGCTGGCCGTGATCCTGGCGGTCGCGGTGCAGAGTGTGCGCTCGCGTCCGCTCACCTACTTCCTGCGGACAGCCTTCTTCTTGCCGCTGACGCTGTCCGGAGCGGCTGTCGCCGTGGTGCTCAGCTACCTCTTCCAGCGCGAGTTCGGCGTCATCAACTACTACGTCGCGCTGCTGGGCTTCGAGCGCATCCCCTGGCTCAACTCTGCCAGCTGGTCGCTGGTGGCGGTGA
Coding sequences within it:
- a CDS encoding extracellular solute-binding protein; the encoded protein is MTARATISRRRLLAGTFGATAAALLAAACGSPAAAPKPAEKAAEKPAEKPAEKPAAAAPAAAPAAGAAAQGKPKGPITLRAAVNATQQRAQELTAFAKAFAEKNPGVAVEFTPIQAPDHDQFFVKLLTEMASGKPTDLVNVATEGTQLFAGKDLAVKLDDFVKADQASMQEYFSDVHPSLVEAMMYEGSLYELPANFNAANMFLNLDALQKAGIEPPKDDWTMEDFRTIGRKLASKKDATGQPETFGYAWTNRHWGGYIPWVFVNDSNLLSEERAPGGEWLWSTFYKDDPSGKGRGGGWRWNASKANDPKNVEALEFLVEMTKERTALDPAAGGGAAQQANFVSGKVGMTPAGAFWASGLTAAGMKEGTFDVRLFPKWKSQRHQFGSGGLMGLKASPVREEMWTFMKYWVSKEVIGAVMGKPTTTTSPRRSLMTEDRMGGIKNWKVFYDTFDKHPDTAPIPAPPESNQLATLMVKYVDLAITGERPAKAALDELHTELTKLFAARPKA
- a CDS encoding LacI family DNA-binding transcriptional regulator, yielding MRATIIDVAREAGVSTTTVSHVLNDTRPVAVATRQRVLAAIERLHYEVNSLAQGLKRDRSHTIGLLITDISNPFFTSLVRGIEDVANAAGYSVILCNTDEDPRKELTYLSMLRRKRVDAILMAPTGTRQPAVDRLVELGFPLVCFDRPPPGAPCDAVLVDNVRGAWEAVNHLVELGHTRIGVISGLAGVGTTNERLAGFHQALADRGIRADPDLVRLGNSRLDGGYREMLALLDLPRPPSAVFSTNNLMTIGALLALQARQVRVPDDLAIVGFDDFDWAIVLRPRLTSVAQPTYEIGATAARMLLERIEGGGGKEPRHVVLPTRLIVRESCGAAQGFHPSELDDMFGRRRLAQGDAPLTLR
- a CDS encoding sugar ABC transporter permease codes for the protein MSTPVARSSAMSMASSPFGWFTQQGMRGMARREALTGYLFILPTYAGFLLFVFGPVIASLGLSFYDWDLLAQKAPRFVGAQNFANLTQDARLLTAFRNTLLFVAGAVGLEVSLAVILAVAVQSVRSRPLTYFLRTAFFLPLTLSGAAVAVVLSYLFQREFGVINYYVALLGFERIPWLNSASWSLVAVIFAATWRSLGFNFIIFVAGVQNISRDMYEAADIDGAGPLAKFFNVTLPLLSPTMLFVTVIGVIGALQVFEQPFVMTRGGPGDSSRTVVMIIYESAFQNLAIGYGAAIASLLFLLIMALTVVQFWLSKRWVHYD